The Candidatus Fusobacterium pullicola region TAGATTTTAAATCTATGGATAATGAGGGAGTAAATATATTCTTTGTTTTTGCTTCACCAAATAAGGATAGTCAAATCTATCTTAAGGTATTGGCTAGAATATCTCGTTTAATCAGAGAGGAGAGCTTTAGACAAGGCTTATTAGAGTGTAAGAGTGCAAGTGAGGTAATAGAGTATATTAGTAAGAAAGAATCAGTGTAGGTGATAGTTATGAGATGTCCATTTTGTGGGTCAGAAGATACAAAGGTAGTAGATAGTCGTTCATTTATGGAGGGTTTTTCTATAAAGAGACGTCGTGAGTGTATCCAGTGTGAAAAGAGATTTACTACATATGAAAAAGTGGAAGAGACACCTTTATACATCGTAAAGAAGGATAAAAGAAGAGAGAGATTTGATAGAAATAAACTTTTAAATGGTCTAATAAGAGCTACAATAAAGAGAAACATAAGTAGAGAAGAGCTGGATACCTTTGTTTTGGAGATAGAAAAGTACATTCAAAACTCACTAAAAAATGAGATAACAAGTCAAGAGTTAGGAGAGTTAGTGATGGAGAGACTTTTAGAGATGGACGAGGTAGCCTATGTTAGATTTGTTTCTGTATATAAAGAGTTTAATGATATAAAATCTTTTATAGAATTAGTTGAAAATATAAGTAAAAATAGGAAAGGTGAGTAGATGAGAATACTTTTTATGGGAACTCCAGAATTTGCAGTACCATCTTTAGATGTATTAAATTCTGAATATGAAATAGTTGGAGCTTTCACAAAAATTGATAAGCCTAATATGAGAGGGAAGAAGATTAAATTCACTCCAGTAAAAGAGTATGCTTTAGAGCATAATATACCAGTATATCAACCAAATACTTTAAAAAGTGAGGAGACTCAAAATTTAATAAAGGAGTTAAATCCAGATTTAATAGTAGTAGTAGCTTATGGAAAGATATTACCAAAAGAGATAATTGAGATGCCAAAGTATGGAGTAATCAATGTTCACTCATCTCTACTTCCAAAGTATAGAGGGGCAGCTCCAATAAATGCAGCTCTTATACATGGAGAGGAAGAGAGTGGAGTAAGTATAATGTACATAGCTGAGGAGTTAGATGCTGGAGATGTAATACTTACTGTTAAAACAAAAATAACAGATGAGGACACTTTCTTAACTTTACATGATAGATTGAAAGAGTTAGGAGCAGAGGGGTTAATAGAAGCTGTAAGACTTATAGAGAAAGAGGAGGCACCAAGAACTCCACAAAATCACTCTGAAGCTACTTTTGTAAGACCATTTTCAAAAGAGGATTGTAGAATTGATTGGAGTAAAAGTGAAAGAGAGATTTTCAACTTTGTAAGAGGAATGAATCCTTTCCCAAGTGCCTTTACAACTTGTGAGGATAAAATATTTAAGATATATGGAGTAAAGGAAAACTTCAAGACATATGAGAATGGAGTGTGTGGAGAGGTAGTAGATGTAAAAAAAGGTGAAGGGGTAGTAGTAAAGACTGGAAATGGAAGTGTAATACTAACTCAAGTAAAACCTGAAAATAAAAAGCTTTTAAATGGAGCGGATATAATCAACGGTGGAATGTTAAAAGTTGGAGATATCTTAAAATAGAGAGGGTAAAATGATAAAATTAGATGGAAAAGATTTGGCTCAAAGGATAAAATTACAACTAAAGGAAGAGACTTTAGGGCTTAAGGAAAGCTTGGGAAAAGTTCCGGGATTAGCAATTATTCTTGTAGGAGATAATCCAGCTTCAAAGATATATGTAAACTCTAAAATAAAGGGGTGTAGTGAGTTAGGATTTGAAAGTTTTGCTCACTTTTTACCTGAGAATACAAGTGAAGAGAGGGTTTTAGAGTTAATAGGGGAGTTAAATGAAGATGAGAGAGTAAATGGAATACTTGTTCAACTTCCTCTACCAAAACATGTAGATGAAAAGAAAGTGATAGATAAGATAGCACTAGATAAAGATGTTGATGGATTTAAACCAGAAAATCTAGGATTATTAATGTTAGGAGATAAAGACTCTATGCAACCATGTACTCCAGCTGGAATAATGGAGCTGTTAAGAGCTTATTCAATAGAGTTAGTTGGTAAAGATGTAGTAGTAGTAGGAAGAAGTAACATAGTGGGAAAACCTATGGGAAGTCTTTTAATAAATGAAGGTGCTACAGTAACTACATGTAATAGTAAAACAAAGGATTTGAAAGCTAAGACAAGTCAGGCTGATATGGTTATAATGGCAATAGGACAAGCAAAATTTTTAACTGAAGATATGGTAAAAGAGGGAGCTATAATAGTAGATGTAGGGATAAATAGAACAGAAGATGGTCTGTTTGGAGATGTAGATTATGATGGTGTAAGTAAAAAAGCCGCATATATAACTCCTGTACCTGGAGGAGTAGGACCTATGACAGTAGCTATGTTATTTGCTAACACTATGAAAGCTTTCAAAAAAGTTAATAATATAAGATAGAAGCAAGGGAGAAATTATGAAAAAAAATGAGAAAAGAGAGTACTATATAGTTGATAAAAGAATACTTCCAAACTCTATTCAAAGTGTAATTAAAGTAAATGATTTAGTACAACACACAAAAATTTCAAAGTATGAAGCTATAAAAAAAGTTGGAATAAGTAGAAGTACTTACTATAAATATAAGGATTATATAAAACCTTTCTTTGAAAGTGGAAAGGATAAGGTATTTAGTATTCATATGTCACTAGTAGATAAACCTGGAATATTAGCAAGTATTTTAAATATAATAGCTGGTGAAGATATGAATGTACTTACTATAGTACAAAATATAGCTGTAGATGGAATAGCAAAATCTACTATCTCTATTCAAACAACAGAGAATATGTTGAGAAAGATAGAGGGAATGTTAGAGAAAATCTCTGAAGTAGATGGAGTTAAAGATTTAAGAATAATAGGTAGTAACTAATATATAAAACATTATAAAGGAGAAAAACAATGAAAATAGATATAAAAACTATAAAGGAATTAGCAGAGAATATTGAAAAATATAATTTAAATGAGGTAACTTTAGAGAGTGAAGGAGTAAAATTAGTATTAAAGAAGGAAAAGCCAGTAAAGGTTGAAGCAGTTCAAGTTCAACAACCAGTGGTGCAACAATATGTTGGAGTTCAAGAAGAGGTAGAGGTAAAAGAGGAAGTAGTAGAAGTTGGAGAGAAAGAGTGTATAACAGCTCCTATGGTAGGAACTTTTTATAAATCATCAGCTCCAGGAAACCCAGCTTTTGTAGAGGTAGGGATGAATGTTTCAGCTGGAGATACTCTATGTATAATTGAGGCTATGAAGCTTATGAACGAGGTAAAAGCTACTAAAAATTGTAAAATCACAAAAATATTAGTAGAAAATGGACAAACAGTTAAAAAGGGAGATAAGTTATTTGAAATAGAGTAGAATTTGATTTTTTATTCTATTTTATGGTAAAATAGTATTACATAAATTTTAGAATCTTAAGAAGGAGAGTGTAGAAGAAAATTGGACACGTACCAAAATATTTTGTTGTTAGTTGTATTAATTATGTTATCTGGATTTTTTTCGGCTTCTGAAACAGCTTTGACATCATTTAGAAGTATTCATTTAGAGAAATTTGAAGATGGAAAAAATCATAAAAAAGTGGAACTTTTAAAAAAATGGTTAACAAATCCAAACGAGATGCTGACAGGTCTTTTAGTAGGAAATAATATTGTAAATATTTTAGCTTCATCTATAGCTACTGTTGTAACGATTAACCTTTTAGGTGGGACTTCAAGTTCCTCAATAGCGATAGCTACTATCGGAATGACAATAATTATACTTATTTTTGGAGAGATTACTCCAAAGATTATAGCTAAAAATCAATCTGTAAAGATTGCTGGGATAGTAGTTACAATAATCTATTACTTTGCTTTAATTTTAAAACCTATTATAAAAATACTTATGATGATATCTAAGTTTATAGGAAGATTATTAGGTATAGAGATAAGAGATGAAGGGCTTATGATTACGGAAGAGGATATAATCTCTTTTGTAAATGTAGGGGAAGCTGAAGGTATTATTGAAGAAGAAGAAAAAGAGATGATACACTCAATAGTAGGATTTGGAGAAACAACAGCAAAAGAGGTAATGACTCCAAGAACATCTATGTTTGCTCTTGAAGGTGAAAGAACACTAGATGAAGTTTTGGATGAGATCATAGAAAAGGGATTTTCAAGAATTCCTGTATATGAAGATACTATTGATAATATTATAGGGGTACTATATTTAAAAGATGTATTAGGGATTATAAAAGATGGAAAAACAGATACACCTATTAAAAACTTTATAAGAAGTGGATATTTTGTACCTGAAACAAAATCTATTATTGAAATTTTACAAGAGTTTAGAAGTATGAAAGTACATATAGCTCTAGTTTTAGATGAGTATGGTGGAATAGTAGGAATAGTAACTATTGAGGATTTAATTGAAGAGATTACTGGAGAGATTCGTGATGAGTATGATACTGAAGAGGAAGAGTTGATCCATAAGATAGATGAGAATAGTTATGAAGTAGATGGTATGATAGATATAGAAACTTTAGATAAAGAGTTAGCTATAGGATTGCCAGAGTCTGAGGATTATGAGAGTCTTGGAGGATTAATTGTTACTGAGATGGGAAGAGTAGCAGTAGTCGGAGATGAAATAATGATAGATAATGTTAGATTAAAAGTTTTAGAAGTAGATAAGATGAGAGTGTCAAAAGTATTAATTGAACTAAATGCGGGAGATAAAGTGGATGATCAAAAAAGTTAAAGCTTATTTTTATACAGGTTTAATAGCCTTACTTCCAATAATCTTAACTGTATATATATTTAACTGGATAGTTAGTATTATGATGAGTTTATTGGGAAATTCTTTTGTAACTATAATTATACAAAAACTTCTTCTCAAATTTGTAGAGGAGAGGGATATGGATTATTATTTTCAACTTTTAGTATATTTTATTTCGTTGGTAACAATGATAGTAGGAACATGCTTAGTTGGATTTACATTGAAGATAGTTTTTTTTGCAAGAATTATAAAAAAGGCTAAGGAACTGTTTATAAAAATACCTTTAATTAAACAAGTCTATACTACAATTAGCCAAATAATAGATTTGACTATGTCTGATAGAGAGAAATCATATCAAAAAGTTGTAATGGTAGAATATCCGAGAAAGGGAATATACAGTATTGGATTTTTAACTTCAGAGGATAACTTTTTAATTAGTGAAGTTATTGGAGATGGAAAAAAGATGTGTAATGTCTTTATACCAACATCTCCAAATCCAACTTCTGGAATGTTTATTATAGTACCTGAAGATGAAGTAAAAATTTTAGATATTAAAATAGATGATGCTGTAAAATTAATAATATCTGGTGGAGTGATATT contains the following coding sequences:
- the nrdR gene encoding transcriptional regulator NrdR — translated: MRCPFCGSEDTKVVDSRSFMEGFSIKRRRECIQCEKRFTTYEKVEETPLYIVKKDKRRERFDRNKLLNGLIRATIKRNISREELDTFVLEIEKYIQNSLKNEITSQELGELVMERLLEMDEVAYVRFVSVYKEFNDIKSFIELVENISKNRKGE
- the fmt gene encoding methionyl-tRNA formyltransferase, with amino-acid sequence MRILFMGTPEFAVPSLDVLNSEYEIVGAFTKIDKPNMRGKKIKFTPVKEYALEHNIPVYQPNTLKSEETQNLIKELNPDLIVVVAYGKILPKEIIEMPKYGVINVHSSLLPKYRGAAPINAALIHGEEESGVSIMYIAEELDAGDVILTVKTKITDEDTFLTLHDRLKELGAEGLIEAVRLIEKEEAPRTPQNHSEATFVRPFSKEDCRIDWSKSEREIFNFVRGMNPFPSAFTTCEDKIFKIYGVKENFKTYENGVCGEVVDVKKGEGVVVKTGNGSVILTQVKPENKKLLNGADIINGGMLKVGDILK
- the folD gene encoding bifunctional methylenetetrahydrofolate dehydrogenase/methenyltetrahydrofolate cyclohydrolase FolD yields the protein MKLDGKDLAQRIKLQLKEETLGLKESLGKVPGLAIILVGDNPASKIYVNSKIKGCSELGFESFAHFLPENTSEERVLELIGELNEDERVNGILVQLPLPKHVDEKKVIDKIALDKDVDGFKPENLGLLMLGDKDSMQPCTPAGIMELLRAYSIELVGKDVVVVGRSNIVGKPMGSLLINEGATVTTCNSKTKDLKAKTSQADMVIMAIGQAKFLTEDMVKEGAIIVDVGINRTEDGLFGDVDYDGVSKKAAYITPVPGGVGPMTVAMLFANTMKAFKKVNNIR
- a CDS encoding ACT domain-containing protein, which encodes MKKNEKREYYIVDKRILPNSIQSVIKVNDLVQHTKISKYEAIKKVGISRSTYYKYKDYIKPFFESGKDKVFSIHMSLVDKPGILASILNIIAGEDMNVLTIVQNIAVDGIAKSTISIQTTENMLRKIEGMLEKISEVDGVKDLRIIGSN
- the accB gene encoding acetyl-CoA carboxylase biotin carboxyl carrier protein, producing the protein MKIDIKTIKELAENIEKYNLNEVTLESEGVKLVLKKEKPVKVEAVQVQQPVVQQYVGVQEEVEVKEEVVEVGEKECITAPMVGTFYKSSAPGNPAFVEVGMNVSAGDTLCIIEAMKLMNEVKATKNCKITKILVENGQTVKKGDKLFEIE
- a CDS encoding hemolysin family protein — protein: MDTYQNILLLVVLIMLSGFFSASETALTSFRSIHLEKFEDGKNHKKVELLKKWLTNPNEMLTGLLVGNNIVNILASSIATVVTINLLGGTSSSSIAIATIGMTIIILIFGEITPKIIAKNQSVKIAGIVVTIIYYFALILKPIIKILMMISKFIGRLLGIEIRDEGLMITEEDIISFVNVGEAEGIIEEEEKEMIHSIVGFGETTAKEVMTPRTSMFALEGERTLDEVLDEIIEKGFSRIPVYEDTIDNIIGVLYLKDVLGIIKDGKTDTPIKNFIRSGYFVPETKSIIEILQEFRSMKVHIALVLDEYGGIVGIVTIEDLIEEITGEIRDEYDTEEEELIHKIDENSYEVDGMIDIETLDKELAIGLPESEDYESLGGLIVTEMGRVAVVGDEIMIDNVRLKVLEVDKMRVSKVLIELNAGDKVDDQKS
- a CDS encoding DUF502 domain-containing protein produces the protein MIKKVKAYFYTGLIALLPIILTVYIFNWIVSIMMSLLGNSFVTIIIQKLLLKFVEERDMDYYFQLLVYFISLVTMIVGTCLVGFTLKIVFFARIIKKAKELFIKIPLIKQVYTTISQIIDLTMSDREKSYQKVVMVEYPRKGIYSIGFLTSEDNFLISEVIGDGKKMCNVFIPTSPNPTSGMFIIVPEDEVKILDIKIDDAVKLIISGGVILPEKKEIERVEK